The proteins below are encoded in one region of Sporosarcina sp. FSL K6-1508:
- the rplU gene encoding 50S ribosomal protein L21, with product MYAIIQTGGKQIKVEKGQEIYIEKVAGEADEVVTFDKVLFVGGEDVKVGVPFVEGATVTGTVVKQGRAKKITVFKYKPKKNYHKKQGHRQPYTKIVIDGINL from the coding sequence ATGTACGCAATTATTCAAACTGGTGGAAAACAGATCAAAGTTGAAAAAGGCCAGGAAATCTACATTGAAAAAGTAGCTGGTGAAGCTGACGAAGTCGTCACTTTCGACAAAGTTCTATTCGTAGGTGGAGAAGACGTGAAAGTAGGCGTTCCATTCGTGGAAGGTGCTACAGTAACAGGAACTGTTGTTAAACAGGGCCGTGCTAAAAAAATCACAGTTTTCAAATACAAGCCGAAAAAGAACTACCACAAAAAACAAGGTCATCGTCAGCCATACACGAAAATCGTCATTGACGGTATCAACCTGTAA
- a CDS encoding ribosomal-processing cysteine protease Prp, giving the protein MIKIIIKKQSSGRINSFEMTGHADFAEHGKDLVCAGASAVSFGAVNAIIALTGKTPEIQQGSDGGYLKVSFPETEENDHDTQLIVKAMIVSLQTIENDYGQHIKIILK; this is encoded by the coding sequence ATGATCAAAATCATCATCAAGAAGCAATCTTCCGGTCGGATCAACTCTTTTGAGATGACGGGCCACGCCGATTTCGCGGAACATGGAAAAGACTTAGTCTGTGCAGGTGCATCTGCAGTATCATTTGGTGCTGTCAATGCCATCATCGCATTAACGGGCAAGACACCTGAGATTCAACAAGGATCTGACGGTGGTTACTTGAAAGTTAGTTTTCCGGAAACCGAAGAAAACGATCACGATACACAGTTGATTGTGAAGGCGATGATTGTTTCATTGCAGACGATTGAAAATGATTATGGGCAACATATAAAAATTATCCTTAAATAG
- the rpmA gene encoding 50S ribosomal protein L27, whose product MLRLDLQFFASKKGVGSTRNGRDSHSKRLGAKRADGQFVTGGSILYRQRGTKIHPGENVGLGGDDTLFAKVDGVVRFERFGRDKKKVSVYPEVQEA is encoded by the coding sequence ATGCTACGTTTAGATCTCCAGTTTTTCGCATCGAAAAAAGGGGTAGGTTCTACAAGGAACGGTCGTGACTCTCACTCGAAACGTCTTGGCGCAAAACGCGCGGACGGACAGTTTGTTACTGGCGGCTCAATCCTTTATCGTCAGCGCGGAACGAAAATTCACCCAGGTGAAAACGTCGGTCTCGGTGGTGACGATACTCTTTTTGCAAAAGTTGACGGCGTCGTTCGTTTCGAACGTTTTGGTCGTGACAAAAAGAAAGTTAGCGTATACCCTGAAGTTCAGGAAGCATAA
- a CDS encoding Spo0B domain-containing protein: MGNNKLTTAEALKFARHDFLNELQLVLLYIDLDKLPEAKQKILDTTNRMREIAMLERLGLLAVETWLTTFDWLYSAFSKTMTCTITSGIREADDTEVVTYLERLFSEAEKTLDPTSEYETQIDVQASATSWSITITVHGQMENRLPAPEATGNYTIKEKISQNQWTFTISGR; this comes from the coding sequence ATGGGGAACAATAAACTTACTACAGCAGAAGCGCTGAAATTTGCAAGACATGATTTTTTAAATGAGCTTCAATTAGTCTTGCTTTACATCGATCTCGATAAACTACCGGAAGCTAAACAAAAGATTTTGGATACGACTAATCGTATGCGCGAAATAGCAATGTTAGAAAGGCTGGGACTTCTGGCTGTCGAGACATGGCTTACTACGTTTGACTGGCTTTATAGCGCATTTTCGAAAACGATGACATGCACGATTACGTCTGGAATCAGAGAAGCCGATGATACGGAAGTGGTAACTTATTTAGAGCGTTTGTTCAGTGAAGCGGAAAAAACACTTGATCCGACCTCCGAATATGAGACACAAATCGACGTACAGGCATCAGCCACAAGCTGGTCGATTACAATTACTGTGCATGGTCAGATGGAAAATAGACTTCCGGCACCAGAAGCAACTGGAAACTATACGATCAAAGAGAAAATTTCACAAAATCAATGGACGTTCACAATCAGTGGACGATAG
- the obgE gene encoding GTPase ObgE, giving the protein MFVDQVKIFVKGGDGGDGMVAFRREKYIAYGGPAGGDGGKGANVVFIVDEGLRTLMDFRYQRHFKAPRGEHGGSKNMHGKNATDIVVKVPPGTIVTDAEDGTIIADLVEHGQTAIIAKGGRGGRGNSRFATPSNPAPELSEKGEPGVDKEINLELKVLADAGLVGFPSVGKSTLLSVVSAAKPKIADYHFTTLVPNLGMVETEDHRGFVLADLPGLIEGAHEGIGLGHQFLRHIERTRVIIHVIDMSGLEGREPFEDYLTINEELEQYNLRLTERPQIIVANKMDMPESEENLKAFKEKLNDSNALIFPISALTRTGLDELLHAVADLLETTPEFPMHEIEDEDKENSVMYKYEGQAAEFEVTREDDGAFVLSGYTIERLFKMTDFNFDQSVRKFSRQLRGMGVDDELRKRGAKDGDTVRLLDFEFEFVD; this is encoded by the coding sequence ATGTTTGTCGATCAGGTAAAGATTTTTGTAAAAGGTGGAGACGGCGGGGACGGTATGGTTGCGTTCCGACGTGAAAAGTATATCGCGTACGGTGGTCCTGCTGGCGGTGACGGTGGAAAAGGTGCGAACGTTGTTTTTATCGTAGATGAAGGCCTGCGGACATTGATGGACTTTCGTTATCAGCGTCACTTTAAGGCCCCGCGCGGTGAGCATGGCGGCAGTAAAAATATGCACGGCAAAAATGCAACTGATATAGTTGTCAAAGTGCCACCAGGTACGATTGTGACAGATGCGGAAGACGGTACAATCATCGCCGACCTTGTTGAGCATGGTCAGACGGCTATCATCGCTAAAGGCGGCCGTGGAGGGCGTGGTAATAGCAGATTTGCGACACCGTCAAACCCCGCACCTGAACTATCGGAAAAAGGTGAACCAGGTGTTGATAAAGAAATCAACTTGGAATTGAAAGTGCTTGCGGATGCAGGTCTTGTCGGTTTCCCGAGTGTTGGTAAATCGACACTGTTATCTGTTGTTTCTGCAGCAAAACCGAAAATTGCGGATTATCATTTTACGACACTTGTTCCGAATCTAGGAATGGTTGAAACTGAAGATCATCGCGGCTTTGTCTTAGCAGACCTTCCGGGATTGATTGAAGGTGCGCACGAAGGCATTGGTCTTGGGCATCAGTTCTTGCGCCATATCGAACGGACGCGCGTAATCATCCATGTAATTGATATGTCAGGACTTGAAGGACGCGAACCATTTGAAGACTACCTTACAATCAATGAAGAATTAGAACAATACAACTTGCGTTTGACAGAACGTCCGCAAATCATTGTTGCGAATAAAATGGACATGCCTGAATCAGAAGAGAATCTCAAAGCATTCAAGGAAAAACTGAATGACAGTAATGCACTCATCTTCCCGATTTCAGCACTTACAAGAACAGGGCTGGACGAACTGCTTCATGCGGTTGCGGATTTACTGGAAACGACACCGGAATTCCCAATGCATGAAATAGAGGACGAAGATAAAGAGAACTCAGTTATGTACAAATATGAAGGACAAGCAGCAGAGTTTGAGGTTACACGTGAAGATGACGGGGCATTCGTGTTATCGGGCTATACAATTGAGCGTCTGTTCAAAATGACCGATTTCAACTTTGACCAATCAGTACGTAAGTTCTCAAGACAATTACGTGGCATGGGTGTAGATGATGAGCTCCGTAAACGTGGCGCGAAAGACGGCGACACAGTACGCCTTCTTGATTTCGAATTTGAATTTGTAGATTAA
- a CDS encoding ACT domain-containing protein, which produces MKQLGEGQFYLVREDVLTESMLKMLEAKRLLASGEESTIQDATKRVGLSRSAFYKYRDTVYPFESIARERILTIFIQLEDRKGSLATLLQIISESKCNVLTIHQTIPVQARANITLSLDVTEMIIKMEEFLQRLKAPDFVDSVVLISSGAL; this is translated from the coding sequence ATGAAACAGTTGGGGGAAGGTCAGTTTTATCTTGTAAGGGAAGACGTACTGACAGAATCGATGCTGAAAATGTTAGAAGCGAAAAGGCTTTTGGCCAGCGGAGAGGAATCAACGATACAAGATGCCACGAAAAGGGTAGGACTATCCCGTAGTGCATTTTATAAGTACCGTGATACTGTTTATCCGTTCGAATCAATTGCGCGCGAGCGTATCCTTACGATTTTCATTCAGCTTGAAGATCGTAAAGGATCACTTGCGACGTTGTTGCAGATTATCTCAGAGTCGAAATGTAATGTCTTGACAATTCACCAGACGATTCCTGTTCAGGCACGAGCGAATATTACACTCTCACTTGACGTGACAGAAATGATCATAAAAATGGAAGAGTTCCTGCAACGGTTGAAAGCACCTGACTTTGTCGATTCAGTTGTCTTAATCAGTTCAGGTGCACTCTGA
- the pheA gene encoding prephenate dehydratase — MGNGKYTPTIAYLGPEASFTHVAASTLFGTSGLIPQPTIPDCIEAVVEGRVAYAIVPLENALEGSVPMTIDYLFHGTDLFINAEISIPIEQHLMVNKKQEPFMAEIESINSHPHALAQCHKYLQYHYRRVPLIQTTSTAAAAKYISENPDVKIAAIGNKLAAEKYGLHIAEENIHDFHFNHTRFVVLSLRKESLKITGHSAKLKTTLMVKLPEDDRSGVLHQVLSVFAWRRLNLSKIESRPLKTGLGNYFFIIDVMESDEHPMMKGALEELTALNCTARSFGSYFTYNELPSRHSK, encoded by the coding sequence ATGGGAAACGGAAAGTATACGCCTACTATCGCTTATTTGGGACCAGAGGCATCATTTACGCATGTTGCAGCAAGTACTCTTTTTGGAACTTCGGGATTGATACCCCAACCTACGATACCCGATTGTATTGAAGCTGTTGTTGAAGGGCGTGTTGCCTATGCAATTGTCCCCCTCGAAAATGCATTAGAAGGTTCCGTACCGATGACCATCGATTACCTGTTTCACGGAACGGATTTGTTCATCAATGCTGAAATCTCAATCCCGATCGAACAGCATCTTATGGTCAATAAAAAACAAGAACCTTTTATGGCTGAAATTGAATCCATCAATTCTCATCCCCATGCGCTTGCCCAGTGCCATAAATATTTGCAGTACCATTACCGCCGTGTCCCGCTTATCCAGACAACTTCCACGGCGGCTGCTGCTAAATACATTTCTGAAAACCCAGATGTGAAGATTGCGGCGATCGGAAACAAGTTGGCGGCTGAAAAATATGGTTTACATATCGCAGAAGAGAATATTCACGATTTTCATTTTAACCATACACGGTTCGTCGTTTTGTCTCTGCGAAAAGAAAGTTTAAAAATAACTGGTCATTCCGCAAAACTGAAAACGACATTAATGGTAAAGCTACCAGAAGATGATCGTTCAGGTGTATTGCATCAGGTTTTATCCGTTTTTGCATGGCGTCGACTCAATTTGAGTAAAATTGAATCAAGACCCTTGAAAACAGGTCTAGGAAATTATTTCTTCATTATCGATGTCATGGAATCGGATGAACATCCCATGATGAAAGGTGCGCTAGAAGAACTCACCGCGCTTAATTGTACTGCTCGTTCATTCGGTTCTTATTTTACATATAATGAACTACCATCACGTCATTCAAAATGA
- a CDS encoding LysM peptidoglycan-binding domain-containing protein translates to MEVHIVVKGDTLWKIARQYGIPFDDLKRVNAHLANPDYIVPGMKIFLPKKQHNAEHPRTKEPVKHPEKGKGPVTPPPQKGTKPSPPVPTPKPTPTPKPTPPIPLPPMPKPIPPTTKPTPPKPTPAPPRPAPPTVPAPAPPPAPAPMPVPPQMPAPMPMPLPMHPPTQTFTHPMIGIPCGWMPIFDADCFPFMHSGQIQAMPRPETPMHHAPLPSTQCEPESPIFSSQGPATVPLEIPMVEGWQLLESPDFMFEDTTEIVRQPPAEYTPDLMFEESPEFDLQPSAPCPPGQGYVPQAISPAMQGQWNPAQFGSPAMPHSGCGCGCDGQQHHPYHQQQMMVPIFYGHPCNCPSCMQQATPYSGMPPYQGSNWFGAY, encoded by the coding sequence GTGGAAGTCCATATTGTTGTAAAAGGGGATACGCTATGGAAGATTGCGCGTCAATACGGTATCCCGTTTGATGATTTAAAGCGGGTGAATGCGCATCTTGCCAATCCAGATTACATCGTGCCTGGAATGAAAATTTTCTTGCCGAAAAAACAGCACAATGCCGAGCATCCTAGAACGAAAGAACCTGTTAAGCATCCTGAAAAAGGGAAGGGACCGGTGACTCCGCCTCCACAAAAAGGTACAAAACCGTCACCGCCAGTACCAACGCCTAAACCGACACCAACACCTAAGCCAACGCCGCCAATACCATTGCCGCCAATGCCGAAACCAATACCGCCAACGACAAAACCAACGCCACCAAAACCAACGCCAGCACCGCCAAGACCAGCACCTCCAACAGTGCCTGCACCAGCACCACCGCCAGCACCGGCACCAATGCCAGTGCCACCGCAGATGCCTGCTCCAATGCCAATGCCATTGCCGATGCATCCGCCGACACAAACATTTACTCATCCGATGATAGGTATCCCATGCGGATGGATGCCGATTTTTGACGCAGATTGTTTTCCGTTCATGCATTCGGGGCAAATTCAAGCAATGCCAAGGCCGGAAACGCCAATGCACCATGCTCCTTTACCATCAACACAATGTGAACCAGAATCTCCCATCTTCTCTAGCCAGGGTCCTGCAACAGTTCCATTAGAAATACCTATGGTGGAAGGTTGGCAATTGCTAGAGTCACCTGATTTTATGTTTGAAGATACTACTGAAATTGTTAGGCAGCCGCCTGCCGAGTATACACCCGATTTAATGTTTGAAGAGTCGCCTGAATTTGACCTGCAACCATCTGCACCTTGTCCACCCGGGCAGGGCTACGTACCGCAGGCTATATCACCAGCCATGCAAGGTCAATGGAATCCTGCACAATTCGGTAGTCCTGCAATGCCGCACTCAGGCTGCGGATGTGGTTGCGACGGGCAACAACACCATCCCTACCACCAGCAACAGATGATGGTTCCGATTTTTTATGGCCATCCATGTAATTGTCCTTCATGTATGCAACAGGCAACTCCGTATTCAGGAATGCCTCCTTACCAAGGCTCCAACTGGTTCGGGGCGTATTGA
- a CDS encoding aminoglycoside phosphotransferase family protein, which translates to MALDGKLEKIKDNVWKLEKDGKRFSVKRYHSNSTAMKVQRVHDALHSVSFPHIVEVVSQENHLTFVQPWLDGAKAINFKKRADRTDSLAALHALHETKAQLDWHASPYLHSYPLIAKWEDRISRFREISGACEAYIEKGLVDEILFYALNAISAVKKTYKDNLNGTLLHGDVVHHNILRDVDGIIRFIDFDLASTGPAGTEIALWIHRVLPQIEYDIDFLFDEQPSLRSLDYASKTLLLFPNEMLREWLHLFTLSPSARERHAKQLVPFTESALSHWPKLWYDVERINT; encoded by the coding sequence ATGGCGCTGGACGGGAAATTAGAAAAAATAAAAGATAACGTATGGAAGTTAGAGAAAGATGGCAAGCGCTTTTCAGTAAAGCGATACCATTCGAATTCCACCGCAATGAAAGTACAACGTGTACATGATGCACTTCATTCTGTTTCTTTTCCACATATTGTAGAGGTAGTTTCTCAAGAAAATCATCTGACATTTGTCCAGCCATGGTTGGATGGTGCGAAAGCGATCAACTTCAAAAAAAGGGCAGATCGGACGGATTCACTTGCTGCCCTTCATGCACTTCATGAAACAAAAGCACAACTCGACTGGCACGCTTCACCCTATTTGCATTCATATCCTCTTATCGCGAAATGGGAAGACCGGATTAGCCGTTTTCGCGAAATTAGCGGTGCATGTGAGGCGTATATCGAAAAAGGCCTTGTCGATGAAATCTTGTTTTATGCTTTGAACGCGATTAGCGCAGTGAAGAAAACGTATAAAGACAATCTGAATGGTACATTGCTCCACGGGGATGTCGTCCATCATAATATCTTGCGTGATGTAGATGGCATCATCCGCTTTATTGATTTTGATTTGGCGAGTACAGGACCCGCGGGTACTGAAATTGCGCTCTGGATTCATCGGGTGCTACCGCAAATCGAGTATGACATCGATTTTCTGTTTGATGAACAGCCATCATTGCGGAGTTTGGATTATGCTTCCAAGACACTCCTTCTATTTCCGAATGAAATGCTACGTGAATGGCTTCATCTCTTCACTCTGTCACCATCAGCAAGGGAGAGACATGCGAAGCAACTGGTCCCCTTTACCGAGTCCGCACTCTCACATTGGCCGAAATTATGGTATGATGTAGAACGGATCAACACATAG
- a CDS encoding YebC/PmpR family DNA-binding transcriptional regulator produces the protein MAGHSKWKNIQNRKGAQDAKRGKVFQKMSKEIFVAAKSGGPDADSNASLRLAIEKAKGVNVPNDVIKRAVDKATGAGADENYEEVIYEGYGPGGVAVLVYCLTENRNRTAPNVRVAFSKNGGNLGESGSVGYMFDRKGRLFIERTDRTDEDAVMMAALEAGADDIESTEEGFEIVTQPSDFLMVKEALENEGIDFISAEIEMIPSMYSALSKEDEEQFEKMLEVLEDDEDVQDIYHNAEERD, from the coding sequence ATGGCAGGGCATTCGAAGTGGAAGAATATACAAAATCGCAAAGGTGCACAAGATGCAAAACGCGGGAAGGTATTCCAGAAGATGTCGAAAGAAATTTTTGTAGCCGCAAAATCGGGCGGACCTGATGCGGACTCGAACGCATCACTACGTCTAGCAATTGAAAAAGCAAAAGGCGTTAATGTGCCAAATGATGTCATTAAGCGTGCAGTCGATAAAGCGACAGGCGCGGGGGCAGATGAAAACTATGAGGAAGTAATCTATGAAGGATATGGTCCTGGCGGAGTAGCTGTTCTTGTTTACTGCTTAACAGAAAATCGTAACCGGACAGCTCCGAATGTGCGTGTCGCATTTAGTAAAAATGGCGGCAACCTCGGAGAAAGTGGTTCGGTGGGCTATATGTTTGACCGGAAGGGACGTCTATTCATCGAACGGACGGATAGGACAGATGAAGATGCAGTAATGATGGCGGCACTTGAAGCGGGCGCTGATGATATCGAGTCGACAGAAGAAGGCTTTGAAATTGTCACGCAGCCATCGGACTTTTTAATGGTAAAAGAAGCGCTTGAGAATGAAGGAATCGATTTTATTTCCGCGGAGATTGAGATGATTCCTTCAATGTACAGTGCTCTAAGTAAAGAGGATGAAGAGCAGTTTGAAAAGATGCTTGAAGTACTCGAAGATGATGAAGACGTGCAAGACATCTACCACAATGCAGAAGAGCGGGATTGA
- a CDS encoding ATP-binding protein, with amino-acid sequence MNVMGRKFRLIETILLNFIFLLFPVLTTVIFFENKVTNFNKYLIMLLSAVSLVLCMAFPIKLELGFIIDLRFIPFIIVALFGGYKMVFPLYIVLNSYRFFIGGEGIYHSLIFSTVIFILIPLLSSKFIQQKANTRILYAIGASIFTMTLYFFLLSFNYQTLTSEFWTLTFLTLAINIIVFFIIMSLIEKIIANMKTREMYLRSERLKDISDLSASIAHEIRNPLTVTSGFLQLLNDSKTISSSEKIYIEFSLKELKRAEKIVSDFLAFSKPQSETMVYSNFKKEVEYVENIMRPYAKMNQVDIQVSFTNSLKKRYDENQVQQCLINLFKNGIEAMKEKGGTLYVDVSEQKNAISIKIKDNGIGMTSEEMTQLGKPYYSTKKGGTGLGMLMVYSTIRNVKGEVNVESTVGKGTTFLISIPV; translated from the coding sequence ATGAACGTCATGGGAAGGAAGTTTAGATTGATTGAAACCATACTTTTAAATTTCATATTTTTACTTTTTCCAGTGTTGACAACTGTGATTTTCTTTGAAAATAAGGTAACCAATTTCAACAAATATCTCATTATGTTACTTTCGGCTGTGTCGCTTGTTCTCTGCATGGCTTTCCCGATTAAATTGGAATTGGGATTTATAATTGATTTAAGATTTATTCCTTTTATAATCGTGGCTCTTTTTGGTGGATACAAAATGGTATTTCCCCTTTACATTGTTCTAAATAGTTACCGGTTTTTTATTGGTGGGGAAGGGATTTATCATTCGCTCATTTTCTCAACTGTTATTTTTATTTTAATTCCTTTATTGAGCAGTAAGTTTATCCAACAAAAAGCGAATACGAGAATTTTATATGCAATCGGTGCCAGTATTTTCACAATGACACTTTACTTTTTCCTTTTGAGCTTTAATTATCAAACATTAACTAGTGAGTTCTGGACATTGACATTCCTTACTTTAGCCATAAATATAATCGTATTTTTTATTATTATGTCTTTAATCGAGAAGATTATTGCCAATATGAAAACGCGTGAAATGTATTTGCGATCGGAAAGACTGAAAGATATCAGTGATTTATCTGCAAGTATTGCACATGAAATTAGAAATCCGCTAACCGTCACCAGTGGATTTCTACAGCTTTTAAACGATTCGAAAACGATTAGCTCTAGTGAGAAAATATATATTGAATTCTCGTTGAAAGAATTAAAACGGGCAGAAAAGATTGTCAGTGATTTTCTGGCTTTCTCCAAACCCCAAAGTGAAACTATGGTTTACTCCAATTTTAAAAAAGAAGTTGAATATGTAGAAAACATTATGAGACCTTATGCGAAGATGAATCAGGTTGACATACAAGTCAGTTTTACAAATTCTTTGAAGAAAAGATATGATGAAAATCAGGTGCAGCAATGTCTTATCAATCTGTTTAAGAATGGAATTGAAGCGATGAAGGAAAAAGGGGGCACCCTTTATGTAGATGTTTCGGAACAAAAGAATGCGATCTCAATAAAAATCAAAGACAATGGCATTGGGATGACAAGTGAAGAAATGACGCAACTGGGAAAGCCTTATTACTCCACCAAAAAAGGGGGGACAGGCCTTGGTATGCTTATGGTTTATAGTACAATCAGGAATGTTAAAGGAGAGGTTAATGTGGAAAGTACAGTAGGAAAAGGAACAACTTTTCTGATTTCCATACCTGTCTAA
- the ruvA gene encoding Holliday junction branch migration protein RuvA produces the protein MYDYIKGQVTRVTPEHITLEQGGIGWLIMTPNPYAFHKTEDIQQVFTYLHVREDIQLLLGFTSLEQRELFKKLITVSGIGPKGALAILASGVPSQVIGAIEREDETFLVQFPGVGKKTARQMILDLKGKLYDLFNAMDMPDEDVTLLTMAENGALDEAILALEALGYSQRELTKVKPKLEKEEHDTEGYMKMALRLLLKQG, from the coding sequence GTGTACGACTACATAAAAGGACAAGTCACTCGCGTGACGCCTGAACACATCACGCTTGAACAAGGTGGGATTGGCTGGCTCATTATGACGCCAAATCCATATGCATTTCATAAGACAGAAGACATTCAACAAGTGTTCACATATCTGCATGTTCGCGAAGATATTCAGCTGCTTCTCGGATTCACCTCGCTTGAACAGCGAGAACTATTCAAAAAGCTGATTACAGTTTCTGGAATCGGTCCGAAAGGTGCTTTGGCTATACTCGCCAGCGGTGTCCCTTCCCAAGTGATTGGAGCAATCGAACGAGAGGATGAAACGTTTCTTGTTCAATTTCCTGGTGTTGGGAAGAAGACAGCACGTCAGATGATTCTCGATTTGAAAGGGAAATTGTATGATTTATTTAATGCAATGGACATGCCGGATGAGGATGTCACGCTGCTGACAATGGCGGAAAATGGTGCACTGGATGAAGCAATTCTGGCACTCGAAGCACTTGGGTACTCACAGCGCGAGCTGACAAAAGTAAAACCAAAATTAGAAAAAGAAGAACATGATACAGAAGGGTACATGAAAATGGCACTTCGGTTATTATTGAAACAGGGTTAA
- the ruvB gene encoding Holliday junction branch migration DNA helicase RuvB, whose product MEERVISGEVSNFDERFEQSLRPQFLSQYIGQEKVKENLGIFIEAAKGRSESLDHVLLYGPPGLGKTTLATVIANEMNVNIRMTSGPAIERPGDLAAVVSSLEPGDVLFIDEIHRLNRAIEEVLYPAMEDFCLDIVVGKGPSARSIRLDLPPFTLIGATTRAGALSAPLRDRFGVPLRLEYYDVNPLKEIVVRSAGLFEVAIDEQAAGEIARRSRGTPRIANRLLRRVRDYAQVRGNGSITMDMAMEALEMLQVDSHGLDHIDHKLITGMIERFRGGPVGVDTISASIGEESVTIEDVYEPYLLQIGFIQRTPRGRIATGLAYEHFGYPVPKHNDI is encoded by the coding sequence ATGGAGGAACGTGTAATTTCCGGTGAAGTATCAAACTTTGATGAGCGTTTCGAACAATCGCTCAGACCGCAATTTCTGAGTCAGTATATCGGTCAGGAAAAAGTAAAGGAAAACCTCGGTATTTTCATCGAAGCTGCAAAAGGCCGCAGTGAAAGTTTGGATCATGTCTTATTGTACGGTCCGCCGGGGCTAGGGAAGACGACACTTGCAACTGTCATCGCCAATGAGATGAATGTCAACATTCGTATGACAAGCGGACCTGCAATTGAACGCCCGGGAGATCTTGCCGCAGTCGTTTCTTCTCTCGAACCGGGAGACGTATTATTCATTGATGAAATCCACAGATTGAACCGTGCAATTGAAGAAGTGCTATATCCTGCGATGGAAGATTTCTGTCTTGATATTGTTGTTGGCAAGGGACCTTCCGCGCGCTCCATCCGACTCGATTTGCCGCCATTTACCCTAATTGGAGCAACAACCCGCGCAGGCGCATTATCGGCGCCGTTGCGTGACAGATTCGGGGTTCCGCTTCGACTCGAATATTACGATGTCAATCCGCTTAAGGAAATCGTTGTTCGCAGTGCTGGTCTCTTTGAGGTGGCAATCGATGAGCAGGCGGCAGGAGAAATCGCTCGCCGTTCCCGTGGTACGCCGCGTATCGCGAACCGGCTATTACGCCGCGTACGTGATTACGCCCAAGTTAGAGGGAATGGGAGCATCACGATGGACATGGCGATGGAAGCACTGGAAATGCTGCAGGTCGATTCACATGGCTTAGATCACATCGATCATAAGTTAATCACCGGGATGATTGAACGCTTTCGTGGAGGACCTGTCGGTGTCGATACAATATCTGCTAGCATCGGCGAAGAATCGGTAACAATCGAGGATGTCTATGAACCATACCTTCTTCAAATCGGTTTCATCCAACGGACACCGCGCGGTCGGATTGCGACAGGCCTCGCGTACGAACATTTTGGGTATCCTGTTCCAAAGCACAATGATATTTAA